AAGAATCGCAAGTGGGATAGGCAACTCGCGCACATTTTCTATCCTACAAAATGTCCAAAAAGAATGAATCAAGTATTATAAAATCCTGGATCTGAAAGGTCCAGTTCTGCCAAACAATTTGGCATTTTGTCAAGAAAATCAAAAGAAACTGTTAGCAGATATGAAGTGCTTCAgtaaaaattaaacaaataaatggcAAAGTGCCCATACGCATATGTTATACGTATAGATAAAAACTGATACACTCTTGGGGTCACACCAGGAAAGGTCACACCACCAAAGAGCTGGGGTCAAAACAAATTATGGTGTCTTTTCTAGCCTATCCTTTTTTTTTCAGAAAgaaataaatattaaaaaaaaagagGGGGAAGAAAAATAGGATGGAGTAAGAAATCTTGGTTCAAACACTTTGTTATTGGGATGAATGGTACAACTCGCATCAAGACTTTAGACATTGACCATTTGACCTCAACATAAAAGGATGAGCATGATAATAGATAATCGGCTAATAACCTTTTGCGGTTATTTTGCGtgacaaagaataaaaaagattTCAAATAAGAAGCTTACTTTAGTACACCTTAGTAAAAGTCTAGAAATCTATTCGTGCAACAGGATCTTTAATTCTTAAAAGGGGTTGAATAATAGGAGTAAAGGAAAATAAAAATACGAAATTTTCATTGTACAGGAATAAAAATAAGTTATTTCACATTCCAAAACTATTGTATACTTATATATACTCGGATTCTTCTATCTTGTTGGTTCCATAGTATAAAAtctttgatattttttttttcattgtgtACTGTGAGTTTGTATCATGTTGTTGATGGGGACCAAAAACAGAGGTATTTAGGTACATACTATCTGTATGGGTACGGTTAGACGAAATATACAAACATGTGAGTGACATGCACGAAATATCCAATACATGTGACGCACCAAATGCCTTCTTTTAGAATGTGAGATTCTATGGAGATACTGAGACAAGAGTACTATACAACTTACAACTACTGTATATTGCTTTACCTAATTAGCCTACAATTTGAGGTGGGAGTTGTAAACAGGATCACTTCTTTCTATACTTATATACAAAATATAGTACACCAAAAtttcaagttaaagaaaaaaATTAGTGTATTATTTGATGATAACTATattccaaaatattacttttatttgAATCTAAAAACTTGAGTTACATTTCAGCTAGGGCAAATGGGTAATGATTCAAGGAAAACTcgaaaaaagttgaaaagttttGACTAAAAACTTCAAAAATTTTAACTACCAACGAAGGCGAGCGCCTCTGCTAGACCCTCTAGCTCTACCACTGAATATTGTCTTTTTCTCCAATTATGTTAAGTTCTAGAAACAAGGACTGAAAAATAGATAAAATGTGCCAAAATGTGGTGAAGTTTAAGAGACTTGACACAATCAAAGTCACACACAAAATCTTAACCACCCTTCCTACAAATTCCTATCATAAGACAAATTAGTTGGCAAATCAAAACTTTCAATGTAGACAATGTTAGAAGGCAACCAAGATATTATAGCCCCCTCCCACAAATGAACACGTGTTGTATTACCAATTTCGGGGAATGGCAAGATGACACGTTAACATGCCTTTGACATAACCACGGTGACCCATGCCTAAAATCTTAAGATCAAAGGTTGTTTGTTGTCACAATTCATGACCAATAAAACCAAAACGAGAGGTCCACTTTGATGAAACTACACGAAATTGCTTTCAAAAAGATTAAGGTGAATAAGTGGATAGGCGGGTAAAAATTAAACAAGGAGATTTTGTAATGCAGTACAATGAATGAACTATAATCATTCTTGTTAAATAAATCTATGTCCCACATTTTCAAGTGGAGGTCATAATAATACAAATTTTGAGCAACTATTTATGAGAGTTTTCTTTAGGCTTAAACCAATCCTCTATATGCCTTTCTATATCAAGTAAATTTGATGCTTTTGTGGTCCATAGGAAACTATTTCAAACCAAGTGGAAATATTCCTAAACACTAAGACATCTTTGTAATCACACACCAAACAAAATTAGGATCAAAACAAAACCTATACCAAAACAACAATAGGGACTACTACAATTTAACTTTACTTTTGTAAGCATCAATCAATAGGATAGCTGTTTAATGGATCGTCTTTCTGTAACTCCGTATGTTTTTACTTGAGAAATATCGTCATTTTTGGATTAACACCAAAATGACAAATGACGGTTTTTAAAAATAAACAGGCGAGAGTTAATTTTGACGAGTAACAATACACTAAAAAACGAAAAATTAAGAAATAAATGAGGtgagaagagagaaagagaggtgACCTGGAAGCAAGAAGAGGGTAGACCAGCATTGGGCCACCAATACCATCTTTGAGGATGGTCTTGAACAGAGTCTGATCAAAATCAGCAATATCACGTTTTGATACAAACAGGTTTAACCATGGGTGTGGTGCGTCCCATATTCCTGTTGCTGTAGCATGCTGCTCTGCTTTTTTCACTCTTAGCAGGAACTCCATGTAGCTTACCTCCATCTCGAACCGTAGTCCCCTCACAAAACTTAGCCCTCCAATTAATCTCTCAACTTCCTGTAATTTCATCCCACTTTCACCAGTTAATTACATCGAATAACGGTCTATTTGTTTCTCTTCACCTCATTCTGAGTATGTTTGAGTTCAGGAAAGGTTGCTTAATTCAGGAATACTCAAAATCGTCTTAAACTTATAACTTATTTCCTCCATTCATTTTATTTTCATACATTTATTCAAAATATATGTAAGAAATATTTTAATCAAAatgtttaaaatgaaataaatagattGATTAGTCAATACAAACATCATGAAATAAGCCACAtaacttaaaaaaaaattatttaaaaaataaGACAGTCTCAAATGAAATTTTGTATATACAGTAAAAATTATCTACTTATAAGAGCTAATTTGAAACATAAAGATTTGGATCGGAATAGGTCGGTAGAGGTCGGTAGAGGTTTCTGGTCACATTCGGATTAATCGGGTCAATGTAAAAATAAATGCTTTGAAAAATAAGAAACATTTTAAAATATTATAATTGGAGGGAAGAAGAGGGGACCAGGGCGTCAACGGAAAATCTCAATCATCAGCAAGACGACAGCAAATGCTGTTGGTGGGGAGTGAGTAAGGAAATGACAGAAATAGCCATGATGAGAGAAAAGATAAAGAGAGGGATACCACAAGGAAGTGAAGAAAACAGGGGTATTAAAGTAAAAGTTGCATTTGGAATTTAGTGAGGGAAAGGAATCAGTTTCATTGCATGGCAGTTTCGATACGTTATGGTGTCAGAAAATCCAATGGAAGATTACATTACATGATCGTATAGTCTGTTTCACACATTATTCTTCGACTCCTAGTTGAAGCCGCAACTCTTTACTTGCTTTACTTAATCAACTTCCTACTAATTTTAGTTTAATATGGAAAATTGGTAATCTAGTTTACGATATTTAGCGGGACCATTATAAATACCAGAAACTTTTCAATTGCATTTACGACTAAAAAGTGGCGGAGCAAGAATTGTTCAAGTAAAAATCTTCAAATTAGACAAATTTTAATGATAAAAACGTCAATTATTCGAAATCTGCGGGATTACGTACTTACCTTGCGAGTAAAAACCAAATCTAGACCAAAAAAAATTGTTTAGAGCATTACTAAAATAGACATTTAATACTCTTCTTAATTcttactccctccgttccagtgATATATTTACACTTTCTTTATTTCTCCCTCACGAAATAAagaagtgtaaacatatcactggaACATAAGGAGtactcatttcaaatttttcaactACTGACAAAATAGTTGGCTACAAATTAGCAGATATTCGATAATCCCCTTAATTCTGAAGCCGTAGAAATTTAAGTAAAACAATTTTCGGGTACTGGTACTAATTAGctacaaattcaaaaataaaagtGACATAAATTAAGTATAAGATAAAAATATTTAAATAGCGAGGGAAAATGGGAAATAGGGAAAGGACAATCACGTAAATGTAACTAAGTGACTGACTCCCTCCCTCGTGCAACTCCGGGTGTTAAAAAAAATGCGAAGGCCGGGGCCGGCCCCTACCCAAGTCTAAGTTACTGGTCAAACAGATTAATAAAAGGGCCCACCACATACATTGACCCCACACTAAAGTAAACCCCTTTTAATTTTCCAAGTCAAAgccagtcttttttttttttttttttacttcatTTTAACATACCAAAAAACTACACGTCCAAAATTTAACCACAAAAATGCTGGACTGCAGGTACTATTGTACTGTTTTTCTCACCATCTGTTTACTTACCTTTCATTGTTGGTAAAAGCGGGAGCATAGTTTCTGTCAGATTTTAATCCCACGCTTGTAGTAGCAGATAAATAAGAGCACGACTTAAAAAAACTAAAAGTAAAAGTAACGCATAAATTTCATAATTAGTGATGATTAGCAATCACTGAATGTACTTAATTGTGTAAACTTATTTCGGTGAATTATgatttagtaattgaaatgttGAGtggtaaagaattaaagttaatgATTAATGATTAATTACCGCGTCCACGGTGGGTGGATGGTCGTTGTGGTTGAAATGAAGGGCGAGTTCAAGGCAGTAGAGAACCGGTCCGGAATTCGGAGGGATGAAATCCGGGTTAAAAGGTTGATGAACAGGGTCTAATGTCACGAAAGGCCACCCGTTCACCGGGTCATCGCTGTTGACGAAGACGAACCCTTCCACGTAATTAAAAGTGTCGCTCTCGGGTTGACTCACCAGAAACTCGGCATCCTGGGCGAACTCGTCGAACTCGGCGTATACAAGCCTTATCCATCTCACCTAACCaccaaaaaaaagggaaaaaaaaacatCAGTAACAGAAAAGATCACAAAAACAACATTGTTAATTGGATATCCCTTGATATTATAGTTTAGATTTTCTGATACGACcacaaattaataaaataatataaaatcaGTCCATTAAACCGTCGTCACATTAATACACGCCAGATTTCCTGTATAACGTCATTTTACACTGTGTTTGGCTAAAACAGGAATTCGGTAATCGCAAATTCTTATTTGCgacggagggtatccgtcacaaacaagagacgAGTATCATattgtctcacaaaaaacccataggGGTGAGAGAAGGAGCACATGGGTGGGTGTCCACCTTGTCCCttctacccatttccactcacaaaATACCCGTCACAAGATCCGACCCGTCGCAAGGGAGACCTAGGTTGTGATTTTATGCTGAAGGTACATTTCATGTAATATTCGTATAAAATCGTAATATAGCGGAACCTTATCCGTCTAGTGTAATCAGCTGTTTATATCATATCAATTGAATCTTATGATGATGTCATTATGACATCGTCTAATTTATTTCGATATCAGAGACCAATTAGTTTAAAATTTACCAAAACGGGGTTCCAAAAAATAAACAAAAGTTACCATATCGGGAGCAGTTTGAAGAGGAATACGTGCACGAGTAATGACCCCAAACTGTCCAAGGCCACCAAGAGTAGAAAAAAAGAGGTCAGGCCTCACACTCTGTGAGCAGATGACAATTTCACCCGTACCCATAACGACCTCCAACTCGGTCACATTCGACGTTTGTGGTCCATACCGAAACGCCTGACCACTAACCCCTCCGTTAGAAAGCGTTCCACCAACCGTCAACGCCAAGTAATCTGTCCACGACCTCGGCGCCAACCCATGCTCTGAAACGCACCGTTTCAACACATCTTCCCACAATGCCCCTCCGCTGACGTCAGCGTAAGGGGCCCCACCTCCACCCCCCGAAACTACGACGTTTACGGGATTGTGGTCCCCTAATGCCCGCATATCGATGACTAGACCCCTGTCCGCCATCGCCTGACCGTTTATTGAGTGACCGTTGCCCCTCGCTGCAACGGTCAGATTATTCGACGTGGCGG
The Silene latifolia isolate original U9 population chromosome 11, ASM4854445v1, whole genome shotgun sequence genome window above contains:
- the LOC141612050 gene encoding cytokinin dehydrogenase 7 encodes the protein MIAYIEHSSRQNDVIETENDAVPAYKEVLKDIQGSVEYDSMVTALLGKDFGGMVKTKPLAVIRPANSSDVSVTIRSAATSNNLTVAARGNGHSINGQAMADRGLVIDMRALGDHNPVNVVVSGGGGGAPYADVSGGALWEDVLKRCVSEHGLAPRSWTDYLALTVGGTLSNGGVSGQAFRYGPQTSNVTELEVVMGTGEIVICSQSVRPDLFFSTLGGLGQFGVITRARIPLQTAPDMVRWIRLVYAEFDEFAQDAEFLVSQPESDTFNYVEGFVFVNSDDPVNGWPFVTLDPVHQPFNPDFIPPNSGPVLYCLELALHFNHNDHPPTVDAEVERLIGGLSFVRGLRFEMEVSYMEFLLRVKKAEQHATATGIWDAPHPWLNLFVSKRDIADFDQTLFKTILKDGIGGPMLVYPLLASRWDNRSSVVIPEGEIFYLVALLRFTPPYPEGPPVAELVAQNRQIVRQCSKKGYDFKLYFPHYHSQEEWKQHFGNKWPRFVQRKSMFDPMAILAPGQKIFSRTRHIS